A DNA window from Gemmatimonadota bacterium contains the following coding sequences:
- a CDS encoding copper resistance system multicopper oxidase has protein sequence MDRRAFLRFGGAAGLLAGLDTLVPGYARLGLGDLRNPSPQILDGSLGPIDLTIAETPVRIGDRMGTATTINGTLPGPLLRFREGDEAVIRVTNTLEEDTSIHWHGILLPNGMDGVPMVTFDGIAPGETFEYRYPIGQYGTYWYHSHSGFQEQLGQYGAFVIDPAEEEPFEYDRDYVVMLGDWTFENPHGILARLKKRPDYYNYQKRTVSDFFRDAGDQGFFSALGDRLRWSNMRMNPTDISDVTGATYTYLMNGMAPESNWTGLFRPGERVRLRFVNAGAATYFDVRIPGLPMTVVQVSGQHVQPVETDEIRIAIAETYDVIVEPTADVAYTVFAEAMDRSGFARGTLAPREGMSGDVPVRRSRPVLTMADMGMAHGDMAGMDMGGGDVDTADADAGGAHAHMPGMDMESGLRAAGSIAEGGEHGPDGHGRGNAAVPMSVGSRLHEPGLGLGMDGRRVLVYTDLRALEANPELREPDREIELHLTGNMERFMWSIDGKTFSQVEPIRVRLGERIRLTMVNDTMMNHPMHLHGMWMELENGTGASIPKVHTVNVKPAEKLSLLFTADALGPWAFHCHILYHMDVGMFRVFEVVADEVAEGR, from the coding sequence CTGGACCGAAGGGCCTTCTTGCGCTTTGGCGGAGCCGCCGGGCTGCTGGCCGGCCTCGACACGCTGGTGCCCGGGTACGCGCGGTTGGGCCTGGGCGACCTTCGGAACCCCTCGCCTCAGATCCTCGACGGAAGCTTGGGTCCCATCGATCTGACCATCGCGGAGACCCCGGTTCGCATCGGAGACCGGATGGGGACGGCGACGACCATCAACGGCACGCTTCCTGGGCCCCTCCTGAGATTCCGGGAAGGCGATGAGGCGGTGATCCGGGTCACCAACACGCTGGAGGAGGACACCTCCATCCACTGGCACGGAATCCTGCTTCCGAACGGTATGGACGGCGTTCCCATGGTCACCTTCGACGGCATCGCCCCCGGCGAAACGTTCGAGTACCGCTACCCGATCGGCCAATACGGGACCTACTGGTACCACAGCCACTCGGGATTCCAGGAGCAGTTGGGCCAATATGGCGCGTTCGTCATCGATCCCGCCGAGGAGGAACCCTTCGAGTACGACCGGGACTACGTGGTGATGCTCGGGGACTGGACCTTCGAGAATCCGCACGGAATCCTGGCCCGCCTGAAGAAGCGGCCCGACTACTACAACTACCAGAAAAGGACCGTCTCGGACTTCTTCCGGGACGCGGGGGACCAGGGCTTCTTCTCTGCGCTGGGCGATCGGCTCAGGTGGAGCAACATGCGCATGAACCCCACGGACATCTCCGATGTCACGGGGGCGACATACACGTATCTGATGAACGGGATGGCCCCGGAGTCCAACTGGACCGGCCTCTTCCGTCCTGGCGAGCGGGTCCGGCTGCGCTTCGTCAACGCGGGCGCCGCCACGTACTTCGACGTTCGGATCCCTGGACTGCCCATGACGGTGGTTCAAGTGAGTGGGCAGCACGTGCAGCCGGTGGAGACGGACGAAATTCGCATCGCCATCGCGGAGACGTACGACGTCATCGTCGAGCCCACCGCCGACGTGGCGTACACGGTCTTCGCCGAGGCCATGGATCGTAGCGGCTTCGCGCGTGGCACCCTGGCGCCGCGGGAGGGAATGTCCGGCGACGTGCCTGTGCGACGTTCGCGCCCCGTGCTGACCATGGCCGACATGGGCATGGCCCACGGAGACATGGCGGGCATGGACATGGGCGGAGGCGACGTCGACACGGCCGACGCGGACGCGGGCGGAGCCCACGCCCACATGCCGGGCATGGACATGGAATCGGGCCTCAGAGCGGCCGGCTCGATCGCGGAAGGGGGTGAGCACGGCCCCGACGGCCACGGCCGCGGGAACGCCGCTGTGCCGATGAGCGTGGGCAGCCGTCTCCACGAGCCCGGACTCGGGCTGGGTATGGACGGGCGGAGAGTCCTGGTCTACACGGACCTGCGCGCGCTGGAGGCGAATCCCGAGCTGAGGGAGCCGGATCGGGAGATCGAGTTGCACCTGACGGGCAACATGGAGCGCTTCATGTGGTCCATCGACGGGAAGACCTTCTCGCAGGTCGAGCCAATCCGCGTGCGCCTCGGCGAACGCATACGCCTGACCATGGTCAACGACACCATGATGAACCACCCGATGCACCTGCACGGAATGTGGATGGAGCTCGAAAACGGCACGGGTGCGTCGATCCCGAAGGTCCACACGGTGAACGTGAAGCCCGCGGAGAAGCTCTCGCTCCTGTTCACCGCCGACGCTCTCGGGCCATGGGCCTTCCACTGCCACATCCTTTATCACATGGACGTGGGCATGTTCAGGGTGTTCGAGGTCGTCGCCG